In a genomic window of Kribbella amoyensis:
- the mca gene encoding mycothiol conjugate amidase Mca, whose protein sequence is MTEDLRLLHVHAHPDDESSKGAASTARYVAEGVDVMVATCTGGERGSILNPKMDRPDVLANITEIRRREMDAAREILGIRQEWLGWIDSGFPEGDPLPPLPDGCFASLKVEAAAAPLVKLIREFRPQVVTTYDENGGYPHPDHVMCHQITVAAFEAAGDADAYPELGEPWQPLKLYYHHTFHRERMKALHDAMVARGLESPYADRLKDWKPDPENERRITTRVECAEYFGVRDRALLAHATQIDPDGAWFAVPLDVHQQAWPTEDYELARSVVETAVPEDDLFAGLR, encoded by the coding sequence GTGACCGAAGATCTTCGCCTGCTGCATGTCCATGCTCACCCCGACGACGAGTCCAGCAAGGGCGCCGCCTCGACCGCCCGGTACGTGGCCGAAGGCGTCGACGTGATGGTCGCCACGTGTACCGGTGGTGAGCGCGGCTCGATCCTGAATCCGAAGATGGACCGCCCCGACGTGCTGGCGAACATCACCGAGATCCGCCGCCGGGAGATGGACGCCGCGCGCGAGATCCTCGGGATCCGGCAGGAGTGGCTCGGCTGGATCGATTCCGGCTTCCCCGAGGGCGATCCGCTGCCGCCGTTGCCGGACGGCTGCTTCGCCTCGCTCAAGGTCGAGGCCGCCGCCGCCCCGCTGGTCAAGCTGATCCGCGAGTTCCGCCCGCAGGTCGTCACCACGTACGACGAGAACGGCGGCTACCCGCATCCCGACCACGTGATGTGCCACCAGATCACCGTGGCCGCGTTCGAGGCGGCCGGTGACGCCGACGCGTACCCCGAGCTGGGCGAGCCGTGGCAGCCGCTGAAGCTGTACTACCACCACACCTTCCACCGGGAGCGGATGAAGGCGCTGCACGACGCGATGGTCGCCCGCGGCCTGGAGTCGCCGTACGCGGACCGGCTGAAGGACTGGAAGCCGGACCCGGAGAACGAGCGCCGGATCACCACCCGGGTGGAGTGCGCGGAGTACTTCGGCGTCCGGGACCGGGCGCTGCTGGCGCACGCGACCCAGATCGATCCGGACGGGGCGTGGTTCGCCGTTCCGCTGGACGTCCACCAGCAGGCCTGGCCGACGGAGGACTACGAACTGGCCCGGAGTGTGGTCGAGACAGCGGTGCCCGAGGACGACCTGTTCGCGGGGCTGCGCTGA
- a CDS encoding DUF4307 domain-containing protein gives MTDPSGTDLDARYGRRPRGRRPLLYVLAGVLVVVALGWLVRVAVIQATPPVSSRLLAFAIPSDTSATATIQVERRRSVEASCRLQAKAADFAIVGELTVTVPADSPRRQTVPATLTTQRAATSVVLIGCTTPDSKRPH, from the coding sequence TTGACCGACCCATCCGGAACCGACCTGGACGCCCGCTACGGACGGCGCCCGCGCGGCCGCCGACCCCTGCTGTACGTGCTCGCCGGCGTGCTCGTCGTGGTCGCGCTGGGGTGGCTGGTCCGGGTCGCGGTGATCCAGGCCACGCCACCGGTCTCGTCCCGGCTGCTGGCGTTCGCGATCCCCTCGGACACCAGCGCGACGGCCACCATCCAGGTCGAGCGCCGCCGGTCGGTGGAGGCGTCCTGCCGGCTCCAGGCCAAGGCCGCCGACTTCGCCATCGTGGGTGAACTCACAGTCACCGTCCCGGCCGACTCCCCGCGGCGCCAGACCGTCCCGGCCACCCTCACCACCCAGCGCGCGGCGACCTCGGTGGTGCTGATCGGCTGCACCACGCCGGACAGCAAACGCCCGCACTGA
- the greA gene encoding transcription elongation factor GreA, protein MTQNIEESVVWLTQDGYDQLKAELEHLKGPARAEITQRISDARDEGDLKENGGYHAAKDEQGKIEARIRQLEDMLRRAQVGETPKVGGKIEPGMKVSIKFAGDDDVETFLLGSRELLALDASVDIDVYSPQSPLGAAILGKKKGDKATYEAPNGKDVTVEIVAAEPFTS, encoded by the coding sequence GTGACGCAGAACATCGAAGAGAGCGTTGTCTGGCTGACACAGGATGGCTATGACCAGCTGAAAGCGGAGCTCGAGCACCTGAAGGGCCCGGCCCGGGCCGAGATCACCCAGCGCATCAGCGACGCCCGCGACGAGGGCGACCTGAAGGAGAACGGCGGCTACCACGCCGCCAAGGACGAGCAGGGCAAGATCGAGGCGCGGATCCGGCAGCTGGAGGACATGCTGCGCCGAGCCCAGGTCGGTGAGACGCCTAAGGTCGGCGGCAAGATCGAGCCCGGCATGAAGGTGTCGATCAAGTTCGCCGGTGACGACGACGTCGAGACCTTCCTGCTCGGCTCCCGCGAACTGCTCGCCCTGGACGCGTCGGTCGATATCGACGTGTACTCACCGCAGAGCCCGCTCGGCGCCGCGATTCTCGGCAAGAAGAAGGGCGACAAGGCGACGTACGAAGCCCCGAACGGCAAGGACGTCACCGTCGAGATCGTCGCCGCGGAGCCGTTCACCAGCTGA
- a CDS encoding ABC transporter permease → MSTQTPAKVSPLGRAVSDAGILAWRTLKRIPRTPDMLIYATIQPIMFVLLFAYVFGNAIPIPGFPGAQAYREFLMAGIFAQTMAFAVASASVGLADDMSKGLIDRFRSLPMARSGVIAGRVIGDVVFNAFVMLVMVICGFIVGWRWHNGFGQALAAFAILLLFAFAMLWVGALIGLSVGSPEVAASAGLIWLFPLTFLSNAFVPTPNLPAALQPVAEWNPISSIVAACRHLFGNPSPFASPDGFPAQHPVWLSLIWCAVIIGVFGPLAVRKYRLTTGH, encoded by the coding sequence ATGAGTACCCAGACGCCCGCCAAGGTGAGTCCGCTCGGCCGGGCCGTGTCGGACGCCGGGATCCTGGCCTGGCGCACGCTGAAGCGGATTCCGCGGACGCCGGACATGCTGATCTACGCGACGATCCAGCCGATCATGTTCGTGCTGCTGTTCGCGTACGTGTTCGGCAACGCGATCCCGATCCCCGGCTTCCCGGGCGCGCAGGCGTACCGGGAGTTTTTGATGGCCGGCATCTTCGCGCAGACGATGGCGTTCGCGGTCGCCTCGGCCAGTGTCGGGCTGGCGGACGACATGTCGAAGGGGCTGATCGACCGGTTCCGGTCGCTGCCGATGGCGCGGTCCGGGGTGATCGCCGGCCGGGTGATCGGCGATGTGGTGTTCAACGCGTTCGTGATGCTGGTGATGGTGATCTGCGGGTTCATCGTCGGCTGGCGCTGGCACAACGGCTTCGGCCAGGCGCTGGCGGCGTTCGCGATCCTGCTGCTGTTCGCGTTCGCGATGCTCTGGGTCGGCGCCCTGATCGGCCTGTCGGTCGGCAGCCCGGAGGTGGCCGCGTCGGCGGGCCTGATCTGGCTGTTCCCGCTGACCTTCCTGTCGAACGCTTTCGTGCCCACGCCGAACCTCCCGGCCGCCCTCCAGCCGGTCGCCGAGTGGAACCCGATCTCCTCGATCGTGGCCGCCTGCCGGCACCTGTTCGGCAACCCGTCCCCGTTCGCGAGTCCGGACGGATTCCCGGCCCAGCACCCGGTCTGGCTGAGCCTGATCTGGTGTGCGGTCATCATCGGCGTCTTCGGACCGCTGGCCGTCCGCAAATACCGCCTCACGACCGGCCACTGA
- a CDS encoding ATP-binding cassette domain-containing protein, giving the protein MAAVEATGLVKTFKSRKNTVKALDGIDLEVPEGSVLGLLGPNGAGKTTTVRVLTTLMRPDEGSARVLGHDVVKEADTVRQLVGLSGQYAAVDELLTGRENLWMFGRLYRLSSAQAKQRADELLEIFDLTEAADRTLKTYSGGMRRRLDLAGSLIAHPKVLFLDEPTTGLDPRSRLDLWQIIRDRVSEGVTILLTTQYLEEADELADSIAVVDHGSVIARGTADELKAKVGGERIEVVPQDPAEADRALKLLVTALQVTDPDATSIDGNSHRITLPAPGGAGALVEVIRTLDGNGIRIADIGLRRPTLDDVFLTLTGHATDNPDTDTDESAVGAARGRA; this is encoded by the coding sequence ATGGCTGCTGTCGAGGCGACTGGCCTCGTGAAGACGTTCAAGTCCCGGAAGAACACGGTCAAGGCGCTCGACGGGATCGATCTGGAGGTGCCGGAAGGCAGCGTGCTGGGCCTGCTCGGGCCGAACGGCGCGGGCAAGACGACCACCGTCCGAGTGCTCACCACCCTGATGCGGCCCGACGAGGGCAGCGCGCGGGTGCTCGGCCACGACGTGGTCAAGGAGGCGGACACGGTCCGGCAGCTGGTCGGGCTGTCCGGGCAGTACGCGGCGGTCGACGAACTGCTGACCGGCCGGGAGAACCTGTGGATGTTCGGCCGGCTCTACCGGCTGTCCAGCGCCCAGGCGAAGCAACGGGCCGACGAGCTGCTGGAGATCTTCGACCTCACCGAAGCGGCCGACCGGACCCTGAAGACGTACTCGGGCGGGATGCGCCGCCGGCTCGACCTGGCCGGCTCGCTGATCGCCCATCCGAAGGTGCTGTTCCTGGACGAGCCGACCACCGGGCTGGACCCGCGCAGCCGGCTCGACCTGTGGCAGATCATCCGGGACCGGGTCAGCGAGGGGGTCACGATCCTGCTCACCACCCAGTACCTGGAAGAGGCCGACGAGCTGGCCGACAGCATCGCGGTCGTCGACCACGGCTCGGTGATCGCCCGGGGGACCGCGGACGAGCTGAAGGCCAAGGTCGGCGGGGAGCGGATCGAGGTGGTCCCGCAGGATCCGGCGGAGGCCGATCGCGCGTTGAAGCTGCTCGTCACCGCGCTCCAGGTCACCGACCCGGACGCCACCTCGATCGACGGCAACAGTCACCGGATCACGCTGCCGGCGCCGGGTGGCGCGGGCGCCCTGGTCGAGGTGATCCGCACCCTCGACGGCAACGGCATCCGGATCGCGGACATCGGGCTGCGCCGGCCGACCCTGGACGACGTCTTCCTCACCCTGACCGGGCACGCGACCGACAACCCCGACACCGACACCGACGAGTCCGCCGTGGGCGCGGCGAGAGGACGAGCATGA
- a CDS encoding MFS transporter, which yields MTTGRGILSHPDFRRLWIADLLSQLGSRLGMMAVPLLAVLTLNASTLQVSLLRTCETAAWLLLGLFAGAWVDRVRCLPVLVAADLGRALLYASIPVAAAFGVLSLPQLYVVLAATGLLTVLFDVAHSSYPPRLLSPEQLLPGNARLAANHSVAAVVGAGAGGVLVQWLTAPITIGLNALGFLWSAVWLRSIRTPEPRPAPQDRPNLRREIGEGLRYVFRHPLLRPITLNTATTMLFQAAGNAVMIVFLVREIHLSPATIGLLSMIGLLGALAASALTERISRWMGDARALLVAAIGMGFAFSLQALTRPGWGLTWYVAGTLLAAICIIVGYILQVSTRQRVCPPELQGRVSATMSFVSWGAAPIGSLLGGILGTVFGLRPTLWIAGAAMLAGSAWLIFSPFRTLRSVPTEAESLRRPA from the coding sequence ATGACGACCGGCCGAGGCATCCTGAGCCACCCCGATTTCCGCCGCTTGTGGATCGCCGACCTGCTCAGTCAGCTCGGGAGCCGGCTCGGCATGATGGCCGTCCCGCTGCTCGCGGTCCTCACGCTGAACGCGTCGACCCTGCAGGTGTCGCTGCTGCGGACCTGCGAGACGGCCGCCTGGCTGCTGCTCGGTCTGTTCGCGGGCGCCTGGGTCGACCGCGTCCGCTGCCTACCCGTACTCGTCGCCGCCGACCTCGGCCGGGCGCTGCTGTACGCCTCGATCCCGGTGGCCGCGGCGTTCGGCGTCCTGAGCCTGCCGCAGTTGTACGTCGTCCTCGCCGCGACCGGCCTGCTGACCGTCCTGTTCGACGTCGCGCACAGCTCGTACCCGCCTCGCTTGCTGTCGCCGGAACAGCTCCTCCCCGGCAATGCCCGGCTCGCCGCGAACCACTCGGTGGCAGCCGTGGTCGGCGCGGGCGCGGGTGGCGTCCTGGTCCAGTGGCTCACCGCGCCGATCACGATCGGCCTGAACGCGCTCGGCTTCCTCTGGTCCGCGGTGTGGCTGCGCTCGATCCGTACGCCGGAACCGCGGCCGGCACCGCAGGACCGGCCGAACCTGCGCCGCGAGATCGGCGAGGGCCTGCGGTACGTGTTCCGTCACCCCCTGCTCCGGCCGATCACGTTGAACACCGCGACCACGATGCTCTTCCAGGCCGCCGGCAACGCCGTGATGATCGTGTTCCTGGTCCGGGAGATCCACCTGTCCCCCGCCACGATCGGCCTGCTGAGCATGATCGGGCTGCTCGGCGCCCTGGCCGCGTCGGCGCTGACCGAGCGGATCAGCCGGTGGATGGGCGACGCCCGGGCGCTCCTGGTCGCGGCGATCGGGATGGGGTTCGCCTTCTCGCTCCAGGCGCTGACCCGGCCCGGCTGGGGCCTCACCTGGTACGTCGCCGGCACGTTGCTCGCCGCGATCTGCATCATCGTCGGCTACATCCTCCAGGTGAGTACCCGGCAACGCGTCTGCCCACCCGAACTGCAGGGCCGGGTGAGCGCCACGATGAGCTTCGTCTCCTGGGGAGCTGCCCCGATCGGCAGCCTGCTCGGCGGCATTCTCGGTACCGTCTTCGGCCTCCGCCCCACGCTCTGGATCGCGGGCGCCGCCATGCTCGCCGGTTCGGCCTGGCTGATCTTCTCCCCGTTCCGGACCCTGCGGAGCGTCCCCACCGAAGCGGAGTCGCTCAGGCGTCCCGCTTGA
- a CDS encoding ABC transporter permease, which produces MIGSSVAAELIKLRTLPAVWITSLLTVAAAVLVTAADASSSVDPAADAVTVALGSVAYLQVGSIVLGVLSVASEYGSHELRTTLTATPNRVVSLTAKAVAQLIAITATSVIALAAGLATAVLMTDEVRTSLWWVAGAAAYLVLVGLLAGAVTVVIRSLLPALGVALGGVVIASPLLGSVTDQVRWLPDQAGRALYSVDPGPFAPAGGGAVLLAWVLCIGTVAVVAFLKRDA; this is translated from the coding sequence ATGATCGGGTCGTCGGTCGCGGCTGAGCTGATCAAGCTGCGCACACTGCCCGCGGTGTGGATCACGAGCCTGCTGACGGTCGCAGCGGCGGTCCTCGTGACGGCGGCGGATGCGAGCTCGTCCGTCGATCCGGCCGCGGACGCGGTGACGGTCGCGCTCGGCAGCGTCGCGTACCTGCAGGTGGGATCGATCGTGCTCGGCGTCCTCTCCGTAGCCTCGGAGTACGGAAGCCATGAGCTGCGGACGACCCTGACGGCGACGCCGAACCGGGTGGTCTCGCTGACCGCCAAGGCCGTGGCACAGCTGATCGCGATCACCGCGACCAGCGTCATCGCCCTGGCGGCGGGGCTGGCGACTGCGGTGCTGATGACCGACGAAGTGCGTACCTCGCTGTGGTGGGTCGCCGGCGCCGCGGCCTACCTCGTACTGGTGGGCCTGCTGGCGGGCGCTGTCACGGTGGTGATCCGGTCGCTCCTCCCGGCGCTGGGCGTCGCACTCGGCGGTGTGGTCATCGCGTCGCCGCTGCTGGGATCGGTCACGGATCAGGTCCGGTGGCTGCCCGATCAGGCCGGCCGAGCGCTGTACTCGGTCGATCCCGGGCCGTTCGCTCCGGCGGGCGGCGGGGCGGTTCTGCTGGCCTGGGTGCTCTGTATCGGGACGGTGGCGGTGGTGGCCTTTCTCAAGCGGGACGCCTGA
- a CDS encoding ABC transporter permease — protein MNQVAAELRKAVTLPATAVALAIAVIGPIALAVLNAFNVRDALTTGGRVGYSTPAEAALSGVPLGAVGAMVLGIVVISSEYTANSTDAGGGRQISTTLIASPRRWSLLVAKTAVVVALVVPAAVVSLSVSLPAATIIIGDAAPPDAELSMGRFVGAGLYWTLAALMALAITVLARSGIVPLIVLIANGTVVSVSFLLWKVTPLARYLPDLAGTRLFAGETFTAVDDALPPVTGGIVMAVWTAVLLLVAAVVLTRRDA, from the coding sequence ATGAACCAGGTGGCCGCGGAACTACGTAAGGCCGTGACGTTGCCGGCCACCGCCGTCGCGCTGGCGATCGCGGTGATCGGTCCGATCGCGCTGGCCGTACTTAATGCGTTCAACGTCCGCGATGCCCTGACGACGGGCGGTCGCGTCGGGTACTCCACGCCCGCTGAGGCCGCGCTGTCCGGCGTACCGCTGGGTGCCGTGGGTGCGATGGTCCTCGGCATCGTGGTGATCAGCAGCGAGTACACCGCGAACAGCACCGACGCGGGCGGCGGACGGCAGATCAGTACAACCCTGATCGCGTCCCCACGGCGTTGGTCGCTCCTCGTTGCGAAGACGGCTGTCGTCGTTGCGCTCGTCGTACCGGCTGCCGTGGTCAGCCTGTCGGTGTCGTTGCCTGCGGCCACCATCATCATCGGTGACGCCGCACCACCGGATGCCGAGTTGTCTATGGGCCGATTCGTCGGGGCCGGGCTGTACTGGACCTTGGCCGCGCTGATGGCGCTGGCGATCACGGTCCTCGCCCGGAGCGGGATCGTGCCGCTGATCGTGCTGATCGCCAACGGCACGGTGGTGTCGGTGTCCTTCCTGCTGTGGAAGGTCACGCCGCTGGCCCGGTATCTCCCCGACCTCGCCGGCACCCGGTTGTTCGCCGGCGAGACCTTCACCGCCGTCGACGACGCGCTGCCTCCCGTCACCGGCGGGATCGTGATGGCGGTGTGGACTGCCGTACTGCTGCTGGTCGCCGCGGTCGTCCTCACCCGTCGCGACGCATGA
- a CDS encoding ABC transporter ATP-binding protein: MLTIDALVKRRGARVVLSEVSFQATPGRITAFLGPNGAGKSSTLRILLGLDRATSGTALVGGRPYHELRHPLRAVGSVLDGSGAHRSRRAAHHLAWIARSNGIAQRRVDEVLDQVGLADSRKTKAGRLSLGMGCRLSLAAALLGEPEALVLDEPSNGLDPDGIRWLRDLLRDHAAAGGTVLLSSHQIGEVAQLADDLVVLAGGRVVASGPCAEIGAGHQTLEDAFFVLTQPGEQR, from the coding sequence ATGCTGACAATCGACGCTCTCGTGAAACGACGCGGCGCCCGCGTGGTGCTGTCCGAGGTGAGCTTCCAGGCCACGCCGGGCCGGATCACCGCCTTCCTCGGCCCGAACGGCGCGGGCAAGTCCTCGACCCTGCGGATCCTCCTCGGCCTGGACCGGGCCACGTCCGGTACCGCGCTGGTCGGCGGGCGCCCGTACCACGAACTGCGGCACCCGCTGCGCGCGGTCGGCTCGGTGCTCGACGGATCAGGGGCCCACCGGTCCCGGCGGGCCGCCCACCACCTGGCCTGGATCGCTCGCAGCAACGGCATCGCGCAGCGACGGGTCGACGAGGTCCTGGATCAGGTCGGCCTCGCGGACAGCCGGAAGACCAAGGCGGGCCGGTTGTCCCTCGGGATGGGCTGCCGGCTGAGTCTCGCGGCCGCGCTGCTGGGCGAACCGGAGGCGCTGGTGCTGGACGAGCCGTCGAACGGGCTGGACCCGGACGGGATCCGGTGGCTGCGGGACCTGTTGAGGGACCACGCGGCCGCCGGCGGAACGGTCCTGCTGTCCAGCCATCAGATCGGCGAGGTCGCCCAACTCGCCGACGACCTCGTGGTCCTCGCCGGAGGACGGGTGGTTGCCTCCGGCCCCTGCGCCGAGATCGGCGCCGGGCACCAGACGTTGGAGGACGCCTTCTTCGTCCTGACCCAGCCCGGGGAGCAGCGATGA
- a CDS encoding sensor histidine kinase codes for MEAGRPTRSSGVRAAAGTVAVLLASLLLVAGGEAPATLIAPVVISGLAIAVSVWAVIRSRRQRREYEERLTAWAGEQAAQAERLRIARDLHDLVSHGLGLITIRAAVARRAGADSATGLNAALTDIEQVSRGTTTELRRMLNVLRSENGESAPLRPAETLDDLPAIIDEARDAGLRVTADLPELDDVSPGAQLTVCAVVREALNNTLRHCGPTRAHLAVRREDGVLQSSYRDEGPVDGWTAHLGGGHGLTGLHERVTALGGTLEARPERGGFVVIARLPDGLAE; via the coding sequence GTGGAGGCTGGCCGACCGACCCGATCCTCAGGCGTTCGTGCGGCCGCCGGTACCGTCGCGGTGCTGCTCGCAAGCCTTCTCCTGGTCGCCGGCGGCGAGGCGCCGGCCACCCTGATCGCTCCGGTCGTGATCAGCGGGCTCGCGATCGCGGTATCGGTGTGGGCCGTGATCCGCAGTCGCCGGCAGCGGCGCGAGTACGAGGAACGCCTGACCGCGTGGGCCGGCGAGCAAGCGGCCCAGGCCGAACGCCTGCGGATCGCCCGGGACCTGCACGACCTGGTCTCGCACGGGCTGGGCCTGATCACCATCCGGGCCGCCGTCGCCCGCAGAGCGGGAGCCGACAGCGCGACCGGGCTGAACGCGGCACTGACCGACATCGAGCAGGTCAGCCGCGGGACCACGACGGAACTGCGGCGGATGCTGAACGTGCTGCGTTCCGAGAACGGCGAGTCGGCGCCACTGCGGCCCGCGGAAACGCTCGACGACCTGCCGGCGATCATCGACGAGGCCCGCGACGCCGGTCTCCGGGTCACCGCCGACCTGCCCGAGCTGGACGACGTCTCCCCGGGCGCGCAGCTCACCGTCTGCGCCGTAGTACGGGAGGCGCTGAACAACACGCTGCGCCACTGCGGTCCCACCCGCGCCCACCTCGCCGTACGCCGCGAGGACGGCGTACTGCAGTCGTCGTACCGTGACGAAGGACCGGTAGACGGCTGGACCGCTCACCTCGGTGGAGGACACGGCCTCACCGGTCTGCACGAACGGGTCACCGCTCTCGGCGGCACTCTGGAGGCGAGACCGGAGCGAGGCGGCTTCGTGGTCATCGCCCGACTCCCCGACGGGCTCGCCGAGTGA
- a CDS encoding response regulator, with protein sequence MNAPIRVLIADDQPLLRHSLALLIDATDGLTVVGQAGTGRETVERGRELRPDVVLMDIRMPGGDGIEATRQLTGLLNGTRVLVLSMFELDEYVYAALRAGASGFLLKDAEPDQLLDAVRRTHRGESLFAPRIVTRLVEHYLDRPTAHRSRSVDRLTERETEVLVLVARGLSNDEISAALRISIKTVKTHIGNLLAKLAARDRAQLVITAYEAGLVTAG encoded by the coding sequence GTGAACGCGCCCATCCGCGTACTGATCGCCGACGACCAGCCCCTGCTACGACACAGCCTCGCCCTGCTCATCGACGCCACCGACGGCCTGACCGTGGTCGGTCAGGCCGGTACAGGACGGGAGACCGTCGAACGCGGTCGGGAGCTGCGGCCCGACGTCGTCCTGATGGACATCCGGATGCCCGGCGGCGACGGCATCGAGGCCACTCGACAGCTCACCGGCCTGCTGAACGGCACCCGCGTGCTGGTCCTGAGCATGTTCGAGCTCGACGAGTACGTGTACGCCGCGCTCCGTGCGGGCGCTAGCGGCTTCCTGCTCAAGGACGCCGAGCCCGACCAGCTGCTCGACGCCGTCCGCCGGACCCACCGTGGGGAGTCGTTGTTCGCCCCGCGGATCGTGACCCGGCTCGTCGAGCACTACCTCGACCGGCCGACGGCCCACCGGTCCCGATCGGTCGACCGGCTGACCGAGCGCGAGACCGAGGTACTGGTCCTGGTCGCCCGCGGCCTGTCCAACGACGAGATCTCGGCGGCCCTGCGCATCTCGATCAAGACGGTCAAGACCCACATCGGGAACCTGCTCGCCAAACTGGCCGCCCGCGACCGCGCCCAGCTCGTCATCACCGCCTACGAGGCTGGGCTGGTCACCGCTGGTTGA
- a CDS encoding MFS transporter gives MTQTTHTTSPDRLTWDARLWGALLVVCGVIFLDGLDVSMVGMSLPAIGADLGVPLSSLQWVVTGYVLGYGGLLLLGGRTADLLGRRRVFLIALAVFAVVSMLSSLATNPELLIAARFVKGVAAAFTAPAALSIITTTFHEGPDRNRALSIFTTCAASGFSMGLILGGALTEVGWRWTFLMPGPVALIVFLFALKLIPNSPRDDSAGGYDVPGAVTVTAGMLSLVYAVVGAEHAGWVSLQTIGLFVLAVAMLTTFVLVERKSKHPLVRLGILRQAPLRRANLAILTVFGAYVAFQLIGTLYLQNLLGWSSFETALGFLPAGLLVATLSPQMGKLADRIGTERMIVAGMALFVAGYALSLRIGPESAYFATVFPTIMLIGLGFAIAFPALNIQATSGVADHEQGLASGLFNTSNQVGGAIMLAVVTAVISSQSAGVTTAAGMLTAYKPALAVVTGIAAVGLLIGLTGLRGLRARRALEAQEAAELEAVQRELSREEVTPAA, from the coding sequence GTGACACAGACAACGCACACCACATCACCGGACCGCCTGACCTGGGACGCGCGCCTCTGGGGCGCCCTCCTGGTGGTCTGCGGCGTGATCTTTCTCGACGGCCTGGACGTGTCCATGGTCGGGATGTCCCTGCCCGCCATCGGCGCCGACCTCGGCGTCCCGCTCTCGTCACTGCAGTGGGTCGTCACGGGGTACGTGCTCGGGTACGGCGGTCTGCTGCTGCTCGGCGGCCGGACCGCGGACCTGCTCGGCCGCCGCCGGGTGTTCCTGATCGCCCTCGCCGTCTTCGCCGTGGTCTCGATGCTGAGCTCACTGGCCACCAACCCCGAACTGCTCATCGCCGCGCGGTTCGTGAAGGGCGTCGCCGCCGCGTTCACCGCGCCGGCCGCGCTCTCGATCATCACCACGACCTTCCACGAGGGCCCGGACCGCAACCGCGCCCTCAGCATCTTCACCACCTGCGCCGCCAGCGGGTTCTCGATGGGCCTGATCCTGGGCGGCGCGCTGACCGAGGTCGGCTGGCGCTGGACCTTCCTGATGCCCGGCCCGGTCGCGCTGATCGTCTTCCTGTTCGCGCTGAAGCTGATCCCGAACAGCCCTCGGGACGACTCGGCCGGCGGCTACGACGTCCCCGGCGCCGTCACCGTCACGGCCGGCATGCTGTCCCTGGTGTACGCCGTGGTCGGTGCCGAGCACGCCGGCTGGGTGTCGCTGCAGACCATCGGCCTGTTCGTCCTCGCGGTCGCGATGCTGACCACATTCGTCCTGGTCGAGCGCAAGTCGAAGCACCCGCTGGTCCGGCTCGGGATCCTGCGGCAGGCACCGCTGCGCCGCGCCAACCTGGCCATCCTGACCGTCTTCGGCGCGTACGTCGCCTTCCAGCTGATCGGCACGCTGTACCTGCAGAACCTGCTCGGCTGGTCCTCGTTCGAGACCGCGCTCGGCTTCCTGCCCGCCGGTCTGCTGGTGGCCACCCTGTCGCCGCAGATGGGCAAGCTGGCCGACCGGATCGGTACCGAGCGGATGATCGTGGCCGGGATGGCGCTGTTCGTCGCCGGCTACGCCCTGTCGCTGCGGATCGGCCCGGAGTCGGCGTACTTCGCGACCGTCTTCCCGACGATCATGCTGATCGGTCTCGGCTTCGCGATCGCCTTCCCGGCGCTGAACATCCAGGCCACCTCGGGGGTCGCGGACCACGAGCAGGGGCTGGCCTCCGGGCTCTTCAACACCTCGAACCAGGTCGGCGGCGCGATCATGCTGGCCGTCGTCACCGCGGTGATCAGCAGCCAGTCGGCCGGCGTGACCACGGCGGCCGGGATGCTGACGGCGTACAAGCCGGCGCTCGCGGTCGTCACCGGGATCGCGGCGGTCGGTCTGCTGATCGGTCTCACCGGGCTGCGCGGCCTGCGGGCGCGCCGGGCCCTGGAGGCTCAGGAGGCCGCTGAACTGGAAGCCGTGCAGCGCGAGCTGTCGCGGGAGGAAGTCACGCCGGCGGCGTGA
- a CDS encoding MarR family winged helix-turn-helix transcriptional regulator: protein MTETKVSAGPGETSAEETGTDVRAWRELLARHADLTCALDRALQAGHQLGMSEYEVLERLAELPEQSAKVQQIAKSVHLSQSALSRVIGRLETAGLVERHMCPEDRRAVNVRLTDEGLLRQTEAQPTQRQVLADRLHAPLLKSCEPAD from the coding sequence ATGACCGAGACGAAGGTCAGCGCCGGCCCTGGTGAGACCAGCGCGGAGGAGACCGGCACCGACGTGCGCGCCTGGCGCGAGCTGCTGGCCCGGCACGCCGACCTGACCTGTGCGCTGGACCGTGCGCTACAGGCCGGTCACCAGCTGGGCATGAGCGAGTACGAGGTGCTCGAGCGGCTGGCCGAGCTGCCCGAGCAGTCGGCGAAGGTGCAGCAGATCGCCAAGTCGGTGCACCTGAGCCAGAGCGCGCTGTCCCGTGTGATCGGCCGGCTGGAGACGGCCGGGCTGGTCGAGCGGCACATGTGCCCCGAGGACCGGCGCGCGGTGAACGTCCGGCTCACCGACGAGGGCCTGCTCCGGCAGACCGAGGCGCAGCCGACCCAGCGCCAGGTCCTCGCCGACCGGCTGCACGCTCCCCTGCTGAAGAGCTGCGAGCCGGCCGACTAG